GGGCCATAAAAACGCGCGCTACTACGAGGTGGTGCTGCGCGAAAGCCGCCGGATCGTCAAGATGGACCGCGGCGTGCTGGTGACCGAGACGCACCACGGGTTGATCTGCGCCAACGCCGGCGTCGACGAGTCGAATGTGGCCGGCGGGCGCACCGTCACGCTGCTGCCGATCGACCCCGACGCCTCGGCGCGGGCGTTGCGCGCGGCCGTGCAGGCGCGCACCGGCGCCGACGTGGCCGTGATCATCTCCGATACGTTCGGCCGGCCATGGCGCGAGGGCCAGGTCAATGTTGCGATCGGCGTCGCCGGCATCGCGCCGCTGGCCGACTACGCCGGGCAGCCCGATGCCTACGGCTACACCATGCAGGCCAGCAATATCGCCGTGGCCGACGAGCTGGCATCGGCGGCCGAGCTGGTGATGGGCAAGGTCGATCGGGTGCCGGTGGCGATCGTGCGCGGCTACGCGTATGTGCCGGCCGACACCGGCGCCCGCGCGCTGATCCGCGCGCCCGAGAACGATCTGTTCCGCTGACGAGGTGACCAGATCACAGGATGACATGAAGTAGTGTCGTCTTGACATCTGGTCACCGCGTCATACTCCAGTGAAGGCACACGAGCGTGACATTCGCAGAAACCTCTGTTATGGAGATCATCAAGGGCCGGCGCTCGGTGCGCGCGTACCTCGATCGCCCGGTGGAGCGCGCGCTGATCGAGCAGGTGCTCGAGGCCGCGGGCTGGGCACCTTCGCCGCACGGCCGCCAGCCCTGGCGCTTCGTGGTGCTTACGCGCGCCGCGCCCAAGCTGCGCCTGGCCGAGGCGATGGGCGACGAGTGGTGGCGCCAGCTGGCGATGGACGGGCAAGACGCGGCGACGATCGCGCTGCGCCAGCGCAAATCGCACGCGCGGATCGTCAACGCGCCGGCGATCGTCATCCCGTGCCTCTACCTGGCCGAGCTGGATGTCTACCCCGACGCCGATCGCAACGCGGCCGAGGCGACCATGGCCATCCAGAGCCTGGGCTGCGCGGTGCAGAATATGCTGCTCGCGGCCTATGCGCTCGGCCTCGACGGCGGCTGGATGTGCGCGCCGCTGTTCTGCCCCGAGGTAGTGCAGGCCGCGCTCGCGCTCGGCCCGGCGCTGACGCCGCACGCGCTGATCACGCTGGGCTACGCCGCCGCCGACCCGCTGCGGCGACCGCGCAAGCCGCTCAGCGAGCTGGTGGTGCGCTTCGACTGATCGATGGTGCAGGGTGGCTTCGCCGCCCGGCCAGACTTCCCGCGAGGGAGGCGACCGCGTAACTCCTGTGCTGAAGGAATACCAACGTGAACGACACCTCGCTCTACGAATATGGCCCGCTGCGCGCCAACGAGATCGACGAGCTGAACGGCGTGCTCGAGCAGGCCCTGGCATTCCCGGTTGGCAGCATGGCCGGCTGGACTGAGGCGATCAGCCATGCGCAGATGCGCGTAGTGCGCCGCGCGGGCCGGCCGGTCGCCGGCATCGGCATCATCCCCATGGGCCACTACTTCGGCGGCCGCAGCATACCGGCCGGCGGCATCACCGCAGTGGGCGTCGCGCCCGACCAGCGCGGCACCGGCGTGGGCCGCTGGATGCTCGAGCAAACACTCCAAGAGCTGCACGCCCAGGGCCTGCCGATCGCCACGCTCTACCCGGCCACCACCGCCTTCTACCGCCGCACCGGCTTCGAGCGCGCGGCGCAGCGGCTGATCTACGAGGTGCCGCTGGCCGAGATGAACCTGCGCGACTACCAGCTCGAGGCGGCGCCGGCCGGCCCCGACGAGTACGCGACGATCAAGCAGCTGTATGCGCAGCAGGCCGCGCACAGCGCCGGGTTTATCGACCGCCCGGAGTTCTACTGGCAGCAGATCCTCGAGCCGAAGAAGAAGATCGCCTACAGGTTCATCGTGCGGCGCGCCGGCGAACCCGAGGGCTACGTGATCTTCTCGCACGCCACCTGGGGCGAGCCGCTCCATGCCCACGATATCGTCGCGCTGACACCAGCCGCCGGCCGCCGGCTGCTCACGCTGCTGGCCGACCACCGCTCGATGATCGAGAAGCTGCACATCCCGGGCGGCCCCAACGACACGCTGCTGTTCCAGCTGGCCGAGCAACACCAGAAGCTCAAACAGTCGCTCGACCTGATGCTGCGGATCGTCGACGTGCCCGCTGCGCTGGCCGCGCGCGGCTACCCGGCCGGGCTCACGGCCGAGCTGCATTTCGATCTGCGCGACGAGCTGCTGCCGGCGAATAGCGGCCGGTTCGTGCTGCGGGTGGCCGGCGGGCAGGGCCAGGCCGAGCCGGGCGGCGCTGGGCATATGCGCCTGCATATACGCGACCTGGCCGCGCTCTATACTGGCTACCTGTCGCCCCACCAGCTCCTGCAGGCCGGCACGCTCGATGCACCCGCAGCCGAGCTTGCGCGCGCGGGGCTGGTGTTCGCCGGCCCGCACCCGTGGCTGCCCGATATGTTTTAGGAGCAATACCTTTCAGATAACCACCAAGGCACGAAGACACCACTATGGTAGCGCATCCTGAAGCCCTTGGTGCCTTGGTGTCTTGGTGGTACCCATTCTTCGCGGCCGTATTTGAAACGTATTGGTTTTAGGAGAAGACCATGGTAGTTACGCTCGCGGGCGGCGTCGGCGCAGCACGCTTCCTCGAAGGGGTCGTGCAGGTGGTGCCGCCCGAGCAAGTGACCGCGATCGTCAACACCGGCGACGACATTACGCTGCACGGGCTGGCGATCTCGCCCGATGTCGATATCGTCACCTATACGCTGGCCGGCATTGTCGAGCCGATCAATGGCTGGGGCATCCGCGGCGACACGACCAACACCCTGAAGATGCTCGGGCAGCTCGGCGCCGACACCTGGTTTCTGCTTGGCGACCGCGACCTGGCGGTACACATCCGCCGCAGCGAGCTGCTGCGCGCCGGCAAGACGCCGGCCGAGATCGCCGACGAGTTCCGCCGCGCGCTCGGCGTGCGCAGCCGGATCATCCCAATGTGCAACGAGCCGGTCGGCACCTATATCGAAACCGACGCCGGGCTCATGCACTTCGAGCACTACCTGGTGCAGCGCCACGCCCAGGACATCGTGCTGGGTGTGCGGTTCGAAGGCGCGGCGGCGGCTCAACCTGCGCCCGGTGTGCTCGCGGCCATCCAGGCTGCCGAGGCCATCCTGATCGCGCCGAGCAACCCGATCGTCAGCGTCGGTACGATCCTGGCGGTGCCGGGTGTGCGCGCCGCGCTCGAGTCGGCCAGCGCGCCGGTGGTTGCGGTCAGCCCGATCGTCGGCGGCGCTGCAATCAAAGGCCCGGCCGCGCCGCTGATGACCGCGCTAGGCTACGAGGTGTCGGCTCGCGGCGTGGCGCAGTGCTACGCCGGACTGGCCGACATACTGGTGATCGACCAGGTCGACGCCGCGCTGGCCGGCGACATCCGCGCGCTGGGCATGGACGTTGTCATCACCGACACGATCATGCGCGGCCCGGCCGAGAAGCGTGCGCTGGCCCAGGCCGCGCTCGACGCCGCCCGCCAGGCCGCGCCGAAGTAGCGCCGACCCGGCCGCAGCATGGGCGGTCTGGGCCGGCCGCCCGCCCAGACCGGCCCAATCGAATAGTTCTTGAACGTCCCTTATTTGAGTGGATCTTTAATTCCCATGCTCGCAGCGATCGTCCCGGTCAAACCACTCACTCAGGCCAAAAGCCGCCTGTCGAACATCCTGAGCGCAGCTGAGCGCCGCCTACTCGTTCAGACAATGCTTGGCGATGTGCTTACGGCACTGCTGGCTGCACGCCGGGTTGATTGTGTGGGTGTGATCAGCGCCGACCCGGCCGTGCTGGCCCAGGCGCGCGCGCATGGCGTCGAGGCGCTGCCCGAACGGCAGGCCGACCTGAACGCCGCGTTGACCCAGGCCGGCCTGCACTATGCCGGCCAGGGCGCACGTGCAACCCTGGTGTTGCCGGCCGACCTGCCGCTGGCCACGCCTGCCGCGATCGAACGCCTGATCGCAGCGTGCGATCGAGCCTGGACGGCAGCACTCGCGCCGTCGCGCGACGGCGGCACCAACGCGCTGCTGACGCGCCCGCCGCTGGCGCTGCCATACCGCTTCGGCCCGAACAGCCAGGCCCGCCACGTTGCCGCCGCGCGCGCGCATGCCGTCGAGCTACGGGCGATCTACGACGACAGATTGAGTCTTGATGCCGATCGGCCCGACGATCTGCTGCTGCTGGCCGAGCAGCCTGGTGCCACCGCCACGCAGGCGCTGCTGCGCGAGCTGTGCATCACCGAGCGGATCATGTGCGTGTAGGGCACCTGCGTGTTCACAGCAGGACCGTATGAAGAATCGGGCAGCCGCAGGCGCAGCACGCCCGCAAGCAATCAGGAGGAACCAATGGCACTGATCGGATACGCCGCTGCGCTCGAGCAGTTCCACCCGACCGAGCTGCTCGCCTATAGCCGGCTGGCCGAACAGCACGGCTTTGGCGGTGTGATGGCCGCCGACCACTTCCAACCATGGGTGCCGCAGCAGGGCCACAACGCCTTCGTGTGGGCCTGGATGGCCGCGCTCGGCGCAACCACCGAGCACGTCAGCTTTGGCCCCGGCGTCACCTGCCCGTCGTTTCGCTACCACCCGGCCGTGATCGCGCAGGCTGCCGCCACCCAGGCGGCCATGACCCCTGGCCGCTTCTGGCTGGGCCTGGGCAGCGGCGAGGCCCTCAACGAACATGTAGTCGGCGGCGTCTGGCCCGAGCCACACGTGCGCCTCAAGATGATGCAAGAGGCGATCGAGATCATCAAGAAGCTGTTCAGCGGCAAGCTGGCCAAGCACGATGATGGCAAATTCTTCAGTATGGAGCGTGTGAAGCTGTGGACGCTGCCGCCTGATCCATGCCCGATCTTCGTGGCTACCGCCGGGCCGATCACCGCGAGATGGACCGGCGAACAGTGCGACGGCATCATCACGCCTGGCGCCAGCGCCGAAAAGCTCAAGGGCCTGCTCGATGCCTTCGAGAAGGGCGCGCGCGCCGCCGGCAAAGACCCGGCCAAGCTGCCCAAGCTGCTCCAGCTGCACCTCTCGTGGGCCGAGACGCGCGAACAGGCGACCCAAAACGCCCTGACTGAGTGGCCCAACGGCGGCATGGCCTTCCCCAAGCAAGACATCCGCTCGCCCGAGGATTTCGCCGAGATCGCCAAGCTGGTGCGCCCCGAACACTATAAGAACCGCATGCTGATCTCGCCCGACCTCGACGAGCACCGCGAGTACATCCAGCGCTTCATCGACCTGGGCTTCGACGAGATCCATGTGCATAACGTTGGGCGCAACCAGGAGCAGTTTATCCGGGCTTTCGGCGAGCAGGTAATCCCAAAGCTGCACTAGGCCGCATTATAAGGAGCAACTCCCATGGCAAAAGCCGATCGTCTTTCGCCCGCAGCCGTAAAGCTGCTGCAAGAACCGCAGATCGCCCATGTTGCGACCGTACTCGCCGACGGCGCGCCCCAGGTCACACCGGTGTGGGTCGATGTTGAAGATGATGGCAGTATCGTGCTGATCAACACCGCCGACGGCAACCTCAAGACCAATAACATCGCGCAGAACCCCGAAATCGCGATCAGCGTGGTCGATCGGCAAGACCCCTACCGCATCGTGACGCTGCGCGGCACTGTGATCGAGCGTACCGTCGAGGGGGCCAACGCGCATATCGATAAGCTGGCCCAGAAATACCTGGGCCAGCCGATCTACCCCTGGCACAGCCCGGATAGCACCCGCACAATCTGGCGCATCAAGCCGCATCATGTAATCGAGCGCGGAGTATAGAGAGATGTAGCGTATGACTACCAACCCAACTCTAACCGAGGCCCAGCGCGCGTTCCTCAGCCAGCCGCGCTTCGCCGTACTGGCGACGATCAACGCCGATGGATCGCCCCAGCTCACGACGATGTGGTACGAGCTACAGGGCGACGAGATCATGATGAACACAAAGGCCGGCCGGCTGAAGGATCGCAACATGCGCCGCGACCCGCGCGTGGCGCTGTGCTTTGAAGACGGCTACAGCTATGTGACGATCAGCGGCAGCGTACGCCTGATCGAGGATCAGCCGACTGCCCAGGCCGACATCAGGCGCCTGGCGCTACGCTACCACGGGGCGGGCAAGGCCGATCAGATGGTGCGCGACCAGTTCGCGCACGAGCGGCGCATCACGCTGCGCCTGGCGATCGAGCACGTGATCGAACACTGATAAATCTGCCCATGATAGAATGCTCGGACTATGACAACACACAATCTACCACCAACCGAGCTAGGGCTGGACGCGCGCGCAGCGCTGTGCCAGCGCCGCTACCCGAGCGAGTTACTGGCCGCGCTCGATGCGCTCGACGCCGCTGCACTGCGCGCCGAGCCGTGGGCCGCGCTGCTGCACGGCCGCCAGCTGTGCCGGCTGCATAGCCGCTTCGCCGAGGCCACCGCGCTGATCGATGATGCGCTGGCAGGCTTTCGGGCCGCCGGCGACGGCGAGGGCGAGCTGTGGGCACTGGCCGAGTGGCTGGTGATGCGCTACCACAACGGCGCGTATGCCGCCGGCCAGGCCGCCGCCGCCGCCGCACTGGCCCGGCCGATGCCGGCCTACCTGCGCGCCGAGATCCACTTCGGCCAGTTTCTCTGCCTGATCGGTGCAGTTCAGCCGCGCGCGGCGGTAGCAGCCGGCGAGGCCGCGCTGGCCGTGCTCGACACCGAGCCCGACGCATGGCTCCAGCGGATCGGCCGCATCCAGATGCTGCGTAATATCGCCGCTGGCTACCACTACCTGGGCCAGGTCTGCCGCGCGGTCGCCGCCGCCGAGCAGGCCGCCACCCTGGCACAGGCGCACCCCGACACTGCCGATATGCGCCCGTGGTGCTATTACGAGCTTGGCCTGGCCTACTGGCGCCACGGCCGGCTCAGCACTGCCGCCGAGCTGCTCGGCCAGGCCCGGCGCCTGGCCGAAGATTGGCAGCACCGCGAGCTGTGGCGCTGGGCTGTGGCCGCACAAGGCCATGTGCTGCGCGATCACGACCGGCTCGAGGCCGCGCTGGCGGCCTACCAGCTGGCCAACTGCTGGGGCGAAGATCCCGAAGGGCCAGCGTTCATCCAGCTGCGCCAGGGCCGCCTGGCCGAGGCACGCTGGAGCTGCGAGACGCTGCTGAGCCTCCAGGGCGAGGGGCCGCACGGCGACGCGCTGTTGCTGCTTGGCCTGATCGAGCTGAAGAGCAATCAGCCCGCCGCCGCGCTCGATCTACTCGATCGTGCCAGCACAGAGTACGCCGGGGCCGGGCTGCACTACCACCAGGCCACTGTGCAGCTCTACCGCGCCGCCGCCGGTATGGCCCTGCAGCGCACCGAACTGATCGAGCACGGGCTACGTGGCTATCTCGCGTATGCCGTGCGCGAGCAGCTGCTCACCTGCGGCTGGTGGATGCCCGACCTGATCGAGCCGCTGCTGATCTACGCCAGCCGGTATCAGATCGAACCGGCCTGGGCCGAGCGCCTGCTGGCCGAGCGCTTTGTCATCGCCCCGCCGGCCAGCCCGATCGTTAGTCCTAGCCACGAACATACCGAGCTCGAGATCGCCCGGCGCATGCAGCTCAGCCTGCTGCCGGCCCAGCCGCCACTCATGCCCGACCTCGACATCGCCGCGATTATCGAGCCTGCCGCCGAAATCGGCGGCGACTTCGTGGGCTATTTCCCACGCGGGGCCGAGCCAGCCAGCGGCGTGCGGCGCCAGATCGGCCTGGCCGTCGGCGATATCTCGGGCAAGGGCCTGGGCGCCGCGCTGCTGCTGAGCGGCGCGGTCGTGGCGCTCAACACAGTCGCTGCCACCGGCGCAGCACCCGCGCATGTCGCGCGTGCGCTGCACGAGGCGCTGCACCCCTACACCAGCCGCAGCCGTATGACGATCGCGTTTTGCTATGCGCTGCTGACCCAGCAGCCCGGCGGGTGGGCCGCGCAGCTGGCCGGCGCCGGTGCCGTCACACCGCTGCTGCGCCGCGCCGACGGCACCTGCAGCTGGATCGAGACCTCCGGCTTCCCGCTTGGAACCTTTGTCGCCGCACACTGGCGCGAGATCGCAATCGACCTCGCGCCCGGCGATATACTCCTGCTCTTCAGCGATGGGATCGTCGAGGCCATGGACGCCGGCCGCATGATGTTCGGCTTCGATCGGCTGGCCGAGGTGGTGCGGCAGATCGAACCCACGGCCGACGCGCAAACAGTTGTGCGCACCGTCGTCGGCGCGATCCGTACACACAGCCGCGCGATCGAGCCACACGACGACATCACGCTGATCGCGGTGCGCGTGCTGTCCGGCGCCTCTAACACCCGGTCGCTATAGCAGCGCATATTCATCTGCCTCGCCATTCCCACACCAACCGCGCGGGAGCGGGGGCAGAGGGCTTTCGGAGGTAGGGTTTTTCGCCTAGCATGCTGGGCGGCGTAGATACCCCTCCCCCGCACCCCATCCCCGCGCGCGGGGATGGGGAACGCCCATAGGATACCCCTCTCTCCCTGTTTGGGAGTTTAGGGGCAGGGGGCGGGCCGATCGCAGGGGAACCCATCAACGAAAACGCTACACCTGATACCAAATCCGGTTAATCGCTTGGTTTATGGTGGGGGTTCGGGGCGGCAAAGCCGCCCCCGAAATGCTCTTTTGGTGTGCGATGCCTGGCAAAGCCAGGCATCGCACACCAAAACGAACGTAATCAAACGGAGTTGGTATGAAAGGTACAGAGGAGCGGTATCGCCCTGCGCTGCCCTGGCGCCACAAAAACCCGAGCGAGCGCAGGGCCTGCGTCGCGACTAATTCCGAATGATCGGCATCAGCAGCCGGTAGGGCGGCTCGCTCGGCCACAGCCCAACATCGAGCGTCAGCTGGTCGGCGGCAGCCACCGCCACGCCGCCGCCAGGGCAGGCCCAGCGCTGCGCGCCGCCAATGTTCGTGCATGGCAGGTAGCCAGTGCCGGCGCTTGTCAGCTTTGCGCGCACCGTCACGATCCGCGCGCCGGCGGTGTCCGGCACGACCGTAAACGCCACCTCGGCGATCATGCTCGGGTTGGTCGTGCTCAGCGTATAGTGGATTTGGCTCACGCTGTAGCCACTGCTGGCGCCGGCCGGAGTGCTGGCCGGGTTCGGCCCGCGCGTAACCACCGCAAGCGCATACGCCGCGCTCGAGAGCAGCAGGAAGCTGAACAGCAATGGGATCAGCTGTAGGTATCGGCGCGTGATCATCATCATCACAATACGTACCCGGCCGCTCATGGTATGGCCGTCTCACACCCGCTGAAGGTATCGATACCGCCGCCGCCGGTGGTACCATTGTAGCCATAGCACACATCGGAACCGCCACCACCGCCGCCATTCAGGGTATCTGCGCCAGGACCACCGATCAGCACATCCGGGCCGCTGCCGCCCAGCAGGTTGTCATCTCCGCCACCGGCGAGAACGCAATCATTGCCGCCGCGACCGCGGATCACATCCACGCCCGCGCTGCCCAGAATCAGCGAGTTCGATCCGCTGCCATTGATCGTCCCGCTGCCGACAATCACGCCGGTAAGCGCCAGGCTGGCGCACTCGGGCGGCTTAAGATCATTGGCGGTAATCGCCGTCACGGTATCGTCGGCGGCGCTGTTGGTTACCAGGTTGGCCGCCGCAAGCGCGTTGAAGATATTCACGAGCAGCAGCAGCAGCAGAATCGGCAGCGCCAGACGATTTACAAATCGTGCAATCATGGGCCATCACTCTTCCAAGCCCGCGCCCGGTGCGGCCGGCTGGTAACGATATGTAACCTCGCCATCACAAACCAGATAGCTATGATTACTCAGGTGCAAGATCATCTGCCCCGCGCGCTCGGCGATCCTGGCCAGGTCGTCGATCGTTGCGACTTCGATGATCGACCCGCCCTCGCCAGGGTTGAGCGCGCGCACACCAACCAGCAGCGCGCCATAGCGGCGCCGGATGCGGGCCGCCTCGTCGAGCGTGCCGCCCGCCTTGCCACGCACCAGCAGCAGCCAGCCGGCCAGCGCCAGCGCCAGCACGATCCCAGCGATCCGCCGCGCCGCCAGCACCTCCAGCCGCAGGCCCAGCAGCGCCAGCACATTTGGCTCGCTGCGGTCGCGCTTGAGCATGCCTGCGCTGCTTGGACGCAGCGCACCAGGGCCACTGGCGCCATCCTGTAGCAGCCGTAGCACCTGGCCGTCGAGCTGGAACACCAGCTTCGGCGCGAAGCTGTCGTCGAGCGGCTGGCCGCCCAGCTGGCCATGCACATGGATCTCGGGCACCACGGCCAGCAGATATTGCTGGCGCGGGCTGCCAACCTGCCGCTCGAAACCGTCGATCAATGCCTGCACGCGCGCAAGCTCGAGCCGGCCGTCGATCGCGACTGCCTGGCCGACGAAGGGGGTTTCCGGCCGCAGCTCGATCGTGCGCTTCCAGCCGCTGACATCGCTCAGCTCGGCCAGCAGCCGGTAGCTGCCCTGGAGCGCGCCGGGTTGATCACCACTCAGCTGGTAATCGAAGGCCAGATCGATGCCGCTCGACACGCTGCGAAACACCGGGTCGCCAGTCTGCGCGTCGCCCTGGTCGTACAGCCCGGCCGGCGCCGGTGCTGCATAGCGCCACGTGCCGGTATGCGTGTAGTTGATGCTCTCAGCAACCTGGCGCGTCGGCGCACGCGTAAACGCAAATAGCCCCAGCAGCAGCGCCGCAAACGCCAGCGTCGCCAGCACAAACCCCAGCTCGTCGCGCCAGGCCGCGTACACCTGGTGTGTGTGTTGCTGCACCGGGCGTGGCCCCACAACCAGGCGCAGCGTCAACAGCGACCCGCGCTGCTCGCGGCGGCGCGGCTGCTTAAGCCGATGGGTTCCAGTACTCATCACGATTGCTCCCATCACCGCTACCAGCGCGGCCATGGTATGTGGGACGCGCAGCTGCTCAACGGCCTTACCAGCCGACGGCAAGTAGATCCACAGCCGGCCAATCAGCTCATCCTGGCGCGGCCGGTACTCGTCGATCCACGAGTTATTATCGCCCTTGAAGATCAGCCGCTCGCCGTCGCGCCCAATGATCCGATGGATCACCGGGCCGATCGTCGGGTGGCGATAGGTCACCACATCGCCAATGGCGTAGTCGTTAGCCTCGCGCAAGATCACCAGGTCGCCACGGTGAAAGGTTGGCTCCATGCTGATGCCCGAGATGATCACGTATGCCGCCTGGCCGCCGAAACGCGCTGGCGCGAATACGACCCAGGCAGCACCGATCAGTGCCAGCAGCAGTGCGGAGAATATCGTATTGAGCGGGCGATGGCGTTTCGGCATAACCTATAGCTGCGTCAGCAGTCGCTGGGATTAAAGCATGCCCAATTCTGTTCAAATAACCACGAAGCGCACGGCGATCACGAAGGTTGGCATGCGTCGGTACGCATCTTCGTGCGCTTCGTGCGCTTCGTAGGGGTAGCTCGGCAGGCGTATTTGAACGGTATTGGTCCTAGCAGGCCGTGCTGGCCAGCCAGTCGTAGCTTAGGCTACTGCGCCGCGATCACGCGCAGCTCGTCGGCCGCCGTAGCAGTGATGCCAGTGAAGTTGCACGTCCAGGTCGTCGCAGCCAGCGAGCAGGTCGAGTAGGTCGAGCTCGAGCTGACCAGCTTGGCCTTCACGGTGGTAGGCGCGCCAGCACTTCCGCCCGGCGTAATCGTAAAGCTGACGCTATCGATGTTGGCGGGGGTGGTGGCGTTGAGGGCGTACTTGACATTGCTGATCGTGTAGCCAGTGATGGTGCCTGCGCCATCGCCTGCGCCGCTGGCCGGCACAATGTTCGCCGCGGCGAAGCCATAGGCCACCGACGATAGGATCAGCAGCACGGCAAGTGAGACGATCATCCGAACTCGAGGGATCCGAATAGCGTACATAGTTGCTCCTAGAATGTAGTGGTGGATTATCAGTTTCTTAAGTATGCCATAGGCCGCTACCCTGCTCAATCCCTTTTTAGTCCTGCTCTTGCGCCAGGGCCAGTGCTTACGGTATAGCATAATAACAGGACTAGAGTACCCATGGTGATTGCTGTGCTATCCGCACTCACGGCGTGGCCCTTACGCGCGCCGCAAGTAGTCGTCGTAGTCGCCGGCAAATAGCCGCGCCCGGCCATCGCACACCTCGATCACACGCTCGGCGAATCCGCGCAGAAACGCGCGGTCGTGCGCGATGGCGATCACCGTACCCTCGAACGCGTCGAGCGCCTGCTCGAAGTGCTCGCGGCCTTCGATGTCGAGGTGGTTGAGCGGCTCGTCGAGCAGCAGCAGGTTGCAGCCGCGCAGCACCAGCAGTGCCAGCTGCAAGCGGCTGCGCTCGCCCAGCGAACACGCCCCCACCGGGCGAAATACGCTGTCGCCACTGAACAGGAACAAGTGTAGAAAGTTGCGCGCCTCGGTTTCGCTCATCGCGCGGGCATTGCGCGTGGTTTCGAGCACCGTCGCGCGCAGATCGAGCGTCTCTTGCTCCTGGGCCATCACGCCCAGCCGCACATTCGCGCCAAGCCGGATCGTTCCAGCCTGCGGCACAAGCTGCCCGGCCAGCAGCTTCAGTAGCGTGGTCTTGCCGGCGCCGTTCGGGCCTACCAACGCCACACGTTCGCCGTAGTCGATGTCGAAGGAAATAGCAGACAAGAGACGCGGAGACGCGGAGCGCGGGAGCAGCGGAGCAGCAGTTTCCTCGTCTCCCGCGCTCCGCGTCTCCTCAACAGTAGGGTAGCGAAAGCTCACATCCTCCACCCGCAAGACGGCTCGCCCGCCGGGCGGCGGCGGGCCGAAGTCGAGCTTCAGGCCCCAGCGTTGGCGCGG
The sequence above is drawn from the Candidatus Kouleothrix ribensis genome and encodes:
- a CDS encoding signal peptidase I; the encoded protein is MPKRHRPLNTIFSALLLALIGAAWVVFAPARFGGQAAYVIISGISMEPTFHRGDLVILREANDYAIGDVVTYRHPTIGPVIHRIIGRDGERLIFKGDNNSWIDEYRPRQDELIGRLWIYLPSAGKAVEQLRVPHTMAALVAVMGAIVMSTGTHRLKQPRRREQRGSLLTLRLVVGPRPVQQHTHQVYAAWRDELGFVLATLAFAALLLGLFAFTRAPTRQVAESINYTHTGTWRYAAPAPAGLYDQGDAQTGDPVFRSVSSGIDLAFDYQLSGDQPGALQGSYRLLAELSDVSGWKRTIELRPETPFVGQAVAIDGRLELARVQALIDGFERQVGSPRQQYLLAVVPEIHVHGQLGGQPLDDSFAPKLVFQLDGQVLRLLQDGASGPGALRPSSAGMLKRDRSEPNVLALLGLRLEVLAARRIAGIVLALALAGWLLLVRGKAGGTLDEAARIRRRYGALLVGVRALNPGEGGSIIEVATIDDLARIAERAGQMILHLSNHSYLVCDGEVTYRYQPAAPGAGLEE
- a CDS encoding SpoIIE family protein phosphatase; translation: MTTHNLPPTELGLDARAALCQRRYPSELLAALDALDAAALRAEPWAALLHGRQLCRLHSRFAEATALIDDALAGFRAAGDGEGELWALAEWLVMRYHNGAYAAGQAAAAAALARPMPAYLRAEIHFGQFLCLIGAVQPRAAVAAGEAALAVLDTEPDAWLQRIGRIQMLRNIAAGYHYLGQVCRAVAAAEQAATLAQAHPDTADMRPWCYYELGLAYWRHGRLSTAAELLGQARRLAEDWQHRELWRWAVAAQGHVLRDHDRLEAALAAYQLANCWGEDPEGPAFIQLRQGRLAEARWSCETLLSLQGEGPHGDALLLLGLIELKSNQPAAALDLLDRASTEYAGAGLHYHQATVQLYRAAAGMALQRTELIEHGLRGYLAYAVREQLLTCGWWMPDLIEPLLIYASRYQIEPAWAERLLAERFVIAPPASPIVSPSHEHTELEIARRMQLSLLPAQPPLMPDLDIAAIIEPAAEIGGDFVGYFPRGAEPASGVRRQIGLAVGDISGKGLGAALLLSGAVVALNTVAATGAAPAHVARALHEALHPYTSRSRMTIAFCYALLTQQPGGWAAQLAGAGAVTPLLRRADGTCSWIETSGFPLGTFVAAHWREIAIDLAPGDILLLFSDGIVEAMDAGRMMFGFDRLAEVVRQIEPTADAQTVVRTVVGAIRTHSRAIEPHDDITLIAVRVLSGASNTRSL